A single Thermaerobacter sp. FW80 DNA region contains:
- the hpt gene encoding hypoxanthine phosphoribosyltransferase, translated as MGVSEQGASPGGGARARIDRVLFREEALAAKVRELAERIRQDYAGAVGAGPGRAPLTVVGILKGAFVFTADLVRALGALEVPLQVDFMAVSSYGSATQTSGIIRILKDLDRPIRGQHVLLIEDIVDTGLTLRYLREHLMAQDPASLKACVLLDKPERRVVDVPVEYVGFTIPDEFVVGYGIDYAEQFRYLPYIACVRLEG; from the coding sequence ATGGGCGTCAGCGAGCAGGGTGCATCACCGGGCGGCGGGGCCCGGGCCCGCATTGACCGGGTCCTCTTCCGGGAAGAGGCGCTGGCGGCCAAGGTGCGGGAGCTGGCGGAGCGCATCCGCCAGGACTACGCCGGGGCCGTCGGCGCGGGGCCCGGCCGGGCGCCGCTGACGGTGGTGGGCATCCTCAAGGGCGCCTTCGTCTTCACCGCCGACCTGGTGCGGGCGCTGGGCGCGCTGGAGGTGCCGCTGCAGGTGGACTTCATGGCCGTCTCCAGCTACGGCTCGGCGACCCAGACGTCGGGGATCATCCGCATCCTGAAGGACCTGGACCGGCCCATCCGCGGCCAGCACGTGCTGCTGATCGAGGACATCGTGGACACCGGCCTGACGTTGCGCTACCTGCGCGAGCACCTCATGGCCCAGGATCCCGCGTCCCTGAAGGCGTGCGTGCTGCTCGACAAGCCGGAGCGGCGCGTGGTGGACGTGCCCGTGGAGTACGTCGGTTTCACCATCCCGGACGAGTTCGTCGTGGGCTACGGGATCGACTACGCGGAGCAGTTCCGCTATCTGCCGTACATCGCCTGCGTACGGCTGGAGGGGTGA
- a CDS encoding ISLre2 family transposase, translating to MLSIHAVRELFLQTLRELAELVTEDRSFGELEEAVQRLSGRLTLRLLEWVLAGIDERLMQERDPSRYECLDTRERVLDTPLGELQVKRRYYRDRATGQGVFLLDEALGLESRRRLSPRLEALCRRLATEMPYHRAAAVLRELTAGQAPARAMTVWRASQRAGRRLKEAAERLRRSVFVEGQVPEGRRRSVELHAEADEVYLRGRGQPVVLKLGVAYEGKQAVGSNRQALRERRVVAGVMPGTAFWEQASAYWGTHWDLSAVQACYLGGDGAHWVKQGLQYFPRACYRLDPFHLRRALREALSPSEETYAQVCRAIEAGDWAGVESALRQTLRGRRGPARERLLRLRGYLREHWDGIVASGEAPRLGAIEAEVFHVLARRMKRHGARWSERGADHLARLLSERVDPHWRAVLGGRPLQISPGVRQATRQAVQRVMRQLEEDPARWLRARIPALTGPHATKPWVQVLRDLAHVHAPVA from the coding sequence ATGCTCAGCATACACGCTGTGCGCGAACTTTTCCTCCAGACATTGCGGGAACTGGCGGAGCTGGTGACGGAGGACCGATCGTTTGGCGAACTGGAGGAAGCCGTTCAGCGGCTCAGCGGCCGGCTGACACTGCGGCTGCTGGAGTGGGTGTTGGCCGGGATCGATGAGCGACTGATGCAGGAGCGGGACCCGAGCCGATATGAGTGCCTGGATACGCGGGAGCGGGTCCTGGACACGCCGCTGGGCGAGTTGCAGGTGAAGCGACGTTACTACCGGGACCGGGCGACGGGCCAGGGTGTGTTCTTGCTGGATGAAGCACTGGGCTTGGAATCGCGGCGGCGACTGTCGCCGCGGCTGGAAGCGCTGTGCCGGCGGCTCGCGACGGAGATGCCGTATCACCGAGCGGCGGCGGTCCTGCGGGAGTTGACGGCGGGGCAGGCACCGGCGCGGGCGATGACGGTGTGGCGGGCGTCCCAACGGGCGGGGCGCCGGTTGAAGGAGGCGGCGGAGCGGCTACGGCGGTCGGTGTTCGTGGAGGGCCAGGTGCCGGAAGGCCGGCGCCGGAGCGTCGAGCTGCATGCCGAAGCGGACGAGGTTTATCTGCGGGGTCGAGGGCAACCGGTGGTGTTGAAGCTGGGGGTCGCGTACGAAGGCAAGCAAGCCGTGGGTTCGAACCGGCAAGCGCTGCGGGAGCGGCGGGTCGTGGCGGGGGTGATGCCGGGGACGGCCTTTTGGGAGCAGGCGAGCGCCTATTGGGGGACGCACTGGGATCTGAGCGCGGTCCAGGCTTGTTACCTCGGAGGCGATGGGGCGCATTGGGTCAAGCAGGGGTTGCAGTACTTCCCCCGCGCGTGTTACCGGCTGGATCCGTTCCACCTGCGGCGAGCCCTGCGGGAGGCGTTATCGCCTTCCGAGGAGACGTACGCCCAGGTGTGCCGGGCCATCGAAGCGGGGGATTGGGCGGGCGTGGAGTCGGCGCTTCGCCAGACGCTACGGGGGCGGCGTGGTCCGGCGCGGGAGCGCTTGTTGCGGCTGCGCGGCTACTTGCGGGAGCACTGGGACGGGATTGTGGCTTCTGGGGAAGCGCCGCGGCTGGGGGCGATCGAAGCGGAGGTCTTTCACGTCCTTGCGCGACGGATGAAACGGCATGGGGCGCGTTGGAGTGAACGCGGCGCCGACCACTTGGCGCGGCTCTTGAGCGAACGCGTGGACCCCCACTGGCGCGCGGTCCTCGGCGGCCGGCCCCTGCAGATTTCGCCCGGCGTGCGGCAGGCGACACGCCAGGCCGTTCAGCGCGTGATGCGCCAGCTCGAGGAGGACCCAGCCCGTTGGCTGCGTGCCCGCATCCCAGCGCTCACCGGGCCGCATGCGACCAAACCCTGGGTTCAGGTGCTGCGCGACCTGGCCCATGTCCACGCACCGGTGGCTTGA
- a CDS encoding transglutaminase domain-containing protein — protein sequence MSVRAAPEEDRRNPSGPGWHAPRWRAAPPAGRSSPSRTPLPARLRAAWDRGRLPVISPWYLVLLVLGVASTLAMVHGLAPFLGWAPRSPEPGRLVLTVAALLWPLLTFPAVLLLGAGAAAAWVGWLALRHPDRLTLLVDSGLPLVGAGLAARWGGVLEALWLGTYRRLPPELLAPGTALLAGLHLALVFAAARRPALAMVPAVTGGLALLLAWFYGELPHPHGPLATYAILAFTFVAVARATAAGPGAARHVPGRLVVPVATQALAVIVIAALLAGSLPFLDEPAADWVSLTSLANRWLPFTTADRAGGWGAIPGSRGGMQVAPRQFLGGPFFADGTPLMTVELAGDAIPATVYLRGATRLSYDGRSWGPPTDRPWLSRPGLSLWRASGGEGGRAWYAANGYADPAAPVPAMEGARVLVQAITPRQPVHPFLYAAFEARDVQGRSPLVQWPQGRPDRGGASGPPVMRTVDDTLLVFAPHGGPYTVRSRVPRIDPERARRAAAVAEARDPAWRADPALAPYLELPPELPERVRELAARLTADHRNPYDRARAIEAYLRTLRYDPNMPFTPEGRDFVDYFLFDLRRGYCVAFASAAVVMLRSIGLPARWVEGFIVPTGGQPGTYLVTAAQAHAWPEVLIPGYGWIPLEPTPAYPEGPLVAAPVAAQGVTESAASDGPQEVPGPAPRPRPADEPAEAPEDPSAGSTPADRDGAAPRAGGLAMALAGVAAAAAAAAAAAAAVALARRRRPGGASRPGGAGREGGVPPDPALAARAVFVQVERWLDRLGHGRLPSLTAREYARWLERRIPELSPAWERLATLYEMARYGRGGLALDDVQQTARALRRDLEGHFGWRFRWVRLTPDVAALAATVGERATQLRTALTGWWQGTRVGARVTAWRRSRRRRDPRSGPRRPAQPVARPAGRFVQPAPPPTGRWRRAAHPGHWQGDPGS from the coding sequence GTGAGCGTCCGGGCCGCCCCCGAGGAGGACCGGCGGAACCCCTCGGGACCCGGCTGGCACGCCCCGCGGTGGCGGGCCGCGCCCCCGGCGGGGAGGTCCTCGCCGTCCCGCACGCCCCTCCCCGCACGCCTCCGGGCGGCCTGGGACCGGGGGCGGCTGCCGGTGATCAGCCCCTGGTACCTCGTGCTGCTGGTCCTCGGGGTGGCCAGCACCCTGGCCATGGTCCACGGCCTCGCCCCCTTCCTGGGCTGGGCCCCGCGCAGCCCCGAACCCGGCCGGCTGGTGCTGACGGTGGCCGCCCTGCTCTGGCCGCTGCTGACCTTTCCCGCGGTCCTCCTACTGGGAGCCGGCGCCGCGGCCGCCTGGGTGGGGTGGCTGGCCCTGCGCCATCCGGACCGGCTGACCCTGCTGGTGGACTCGGGCCTGCCGCTCGTCGGCGCCGGCCTCGCCGCCCGCTGGGGCGGCGTGCTCGAGGCGCTCTGGCTCGGGACCTACCGCCGGCTGCCCCCGGAGCTGCTGGCGCCGGGCACCGCGCTGCTGGCCGGGTTGCACCTGGCCCTGGTCTTCGCGGCCGCCCGCCGTCCCGCCCTGGCCATGGTGCCCGCGGTGACCGGCGGCCTGGCCCTGCTCCTCGCCTGGTTCTACGGCGAGCTGCCCCACCCCCACGGACCCCTGGCGACCTATGCGATCCTCGCCTTCACCTTCGTGGCCGTGGCCCGGGCGACGGCGGCCGGGCCGGGGGCCGCCCGCCACGTGCCGGGGCGGCTGGTCGTCCCCGTGGCGACCCAGGCGCTGGCGGTGATCGTCATCGCCGCCCTGCTGGCCGGGTCGCTCCCGTTCCTGGACGAACCGGCCGCCGACTGGGTGTCCCTCACCAGCCTGGCCAACCGCTGGCTGCCCTTCACCACCGCCGACCGGGCCGGCGGCTGGGGCGCCATCCCCGGCTCCCGCGGCGGCATGCAGGTGGCGCCGCGGCAGTTCCTGGGCGGCCCCTTCTTCGCCGACGGCACGCCGCTGATGACGGTGGAGCTCGCGGGCGACGCGATCCCCGCCACCGTCTACCTGCGGGGCGCCACCCGCCTGAGCTACGACGGGCGTTCTTGGGGACCGCCCACGGACCGGCCGTGGCTCAGCCGGCCGGGCCTCTCCCTCTGGCGGGCCAGCGGCGGCGAGGGCGGACGCGCATGGTACGCGGCCAACGGCTACGCGGATCCCGCCGCCCCGGTCCCGGCCATGGAGGGGGCCCGGGTGCTGGTGCAGGCCATCACGCCCCGCCAGCCGGTGCACCCGTTCCTCTACGCCGCCTTCGAGGCTCGCGACGTCCAGGGGCGTTCACCCCTGGTCCAGTGGCCCCAGGGGCGACCGGACCGCGGGGGCGCGTCCGGCCCGCCCGTCATGCGCACGGTGGACGACACCCTCCTCGTGTTCGCGCCCCATGGCGGCCCCTACACCGTGCGCTCGCGGGTGCCGCGCATCGACCCCGAGCGCGCCCGGCGCGCCGCCGCCGTGGCGGAAGCGCGAGACCCCGCCTGGCGGGCCGACCCGGCCCTCGCGCCCTACCTCGAGCTGCCGCCGGAGCTGCCGGAGCGGGTTCGCGAGCTGGCCGCCCGGCTGACCGCGGATCACCGCAACCCCTACGACCGGGCGCGGGCCATCGAGGCCTACCTGCGCACCCTGCGCTACGACCCCAACATGCCCTTCACGCCGGAGGGGCGGGATTTCGTCGACTACTTCCTCTTCGACCTGCGGCGCGGCTACTGCGTCGCCTTCGCCTCGGCGGCCGTGGTGATGCTGCGCAGCATCGGGCTGCCGGCCCGGTGGGTGGAGGGATTCATCGTGCCCACCGGCGGCCAGCCCGGCACGTACCTGGTCACCGCTGCCCAGGCCCACGCCTGGCCCGAGGTGCTGATCCCCGGCTACGGGTGGATCCCCCTGGAGCCCACGCCGGCCTACCCCGAGGGTCCGCTGGTTGCGGCCCCCGTCGCCGCCCAGGGGGTCACGGAGAGCGCGGCGAGCGACGGCCCGCAGGAGGTGCCCGGCCCGGCCCCCCGGCCCCGCCCGGCGGACGAACCGGCCGAGGCCCCGGAGGACCCCAGCGCCGGCTCCACGCCGGCCGACCGGGACGGAGCCGCGCCACGGGCGGGGGGCCTGGCGATGGCGCTCGCAGGGGTCGCGGCGGCCGCGGCGGCGGCTGCCGCCGCGGCCGCCGCGGTGGCCCTGGCCCGCCGGCGCCGCCCGGGCGGCGCATCCCGCCCGGGCGGCGCCGGCCGCGAGGGCGGGGTCCCGCCGGACCCCGCCCTCGCGGCGCGGGCCGTGTTCGTCCAGGTGGAGCGGTGGCTCGACCGCCTGGGGCACGGACGGCTGCCGTCGCTGACGGCGCGGGAGTACGCCCGCTGGCTGGAGCGGCGCATCCCCGAGCTGTCCCCGGCCTGGGAGCGGCTGGCCACGCTGTACGAGATGGCCCGATACGGCCGCGGCGGCCTCGCCCTGGACGACGTCCAGCAGACGGCGCGGGCCCTGCGCCGCGATCTGGAGGGCCACTTCGGCTGGCGGTTCCGCTGGGTGCGCCTGACGCCCGATGTCGCCGCCCTGGCCGCCACCGTCGGGGAACGGGCCACCCAGCTCCGCACCGCCCTGACGGGCTGGTGGCAGGGCACCCGGGTGGGCGCCCGCGTCACCGCCTGGCGGCGCAGCCGCCGACGCCGGGATCCGCGATCGGGCCCGCGCCGGCCGGCCCAGCCCGTGGCCCGGCCGGCAGGCCGGTTCGTCCAGCCGGCGCCGCCCCCAACCGGCCGCTGGCGCCGCGCCGCACACCCGGGACACTGGCAAGGCGATCCCGGATCGTAG
- a CDS encoding DUF58 domain-containing protein, translating to MLYRSLGPWGSLVWRQTLVVLRRGRYTLGPVTVELQEPLGIFRVRREAAAEAVLTVYPRVVPVDELAVLPRQPFGQQRVDTRAWQDPSSLADVRPFRPGDNPKHIHWKLSARLDELHVKEFELRATTDCFLFVDLGDPADGAVDADMPVAMALADGGEAGGFAAAAEPAAAEDGSAPEAGGAAATEARRRAPGPTGTGHRRGPAPGTSSTEGKRGALAGPDAPAGGAAGAVDDGRPGEPGAAAVRDAPAGAMEAVPAVSLAPGEWVAGVTAGVAALALDRELTVAAAAPAHGSPRLPPGRGPQHFRRLLEWLLDLEGAAGMPLAEFLAAQRRWLTPRSAVLVVTHRLDRRLARVLVQLRGQGHAVGVWLVRATPDAADGTRAPFGIDGGADGAGAPWGRPPSGPEERRERRNPSRSGIRRRGGGGRSEPGAPAADPPAPGRTASARTPGSRAAAPPRAPGSAEAVAAGVPASGATVPAGATGPGDVGLGPRSGAPSAEPPGLDETETLLRSLVRAGVAVHPVGVPPAVPVARGTALGPGGADALASRRRRWGP from the coding sequence GTGCTCTACCGCAGCCTGGGCCCGTGGGGCAGCCTGGTGTGGCGCCAGACGCTGGTGGTACTGCGGCGCGGCCGCTACACCCTGGGTCCGGTGACCGTCGAGCTGCAGGAACCCCTGGGCATCTTCCGCGTCCGGCGGGAGGCGGCGGCGGAGGCCGTGCTGACGGTGTACCCGCGCGTCGTGCCGGTGGACGAGCTGGCCGTGCTGCCCCGCCAGCCCTTCGGGCAGCAGCGGGTGGACACCCGCGCCTGGCAGGACCCCTCGAGCCTCGCCGACGTGCGTCCCTTCCGGCCCGGCGACAACCCGAAGCACATCCACTGGAAGCTCTCGGCGCGGCTGGACGAGCTCCACGTCAAGGAGTTCGAGCTGCGCGCGACCACCGACTGCTTCCTGTTCGTGGACCTCGGCGACCCGGCGGACGGGGCCGTCGACGCGGACATGCCGGTGGCCATGGCGCTCGCCGACGGTGGGGAGGCCGGCGGCTTCGCAGCCGCGGCGGAGCCGGCGGCGGCCGAGGACGGGTCGGCCCCGGAGGCTGGGGGGGCCGCCGCGACGGAGGCGAGGCGGCGTGCGCCCGGGCCGACCGGCACCGGTCACCGGCGCGGGCCCGCACCGGGCACGTCCTCGACGGAGGGGAAGCGGGGCGCCCTGGCGGGTCCGGACGCACCGGCCGGCGGTGCGGCCGGTGCCGTGGACGATGGCCGCCCCGGCGAGCCGGGCGCGGCCGCGGTCCGTGACGCCCCGGCGGGCGCGATGGAGGCGGTGCCGGCCGTCTCCCTGGCTCCTGGGGAGTGGGTGGCCGGCGTGACGGCCGGCGTCGCGGCCCTGGCCCTGGACCGCGAGCTGACGGTGGCCGCCGCCGCCCCGGCCCACGGCTCCCCTCGCCTGCCGCCTGGCCGCGGCCCCCAGCACTTCCGTCGCCTGCTGGAGTGGCTGCTCGACCTGGAGGGGGCGGCAGGCATGCCCCTGGCCGAATTCCTGGCCGCCCAGCGCCGCTGGCTGACCCCGCGATCGGCGGTGCTGGTGGTGACCCACCGGCTGGATCGCCGGCTGGCCCGCGTGCTGGTGCAGCTGCGCGGCCAGGGCCATGCGGTGGGGGTGTGGCTCGTCCGCGCGACCCCGGATGCGGCCGACGGGACGCGGGCCCCCTTTGGGATCGACGGCGGGGCCGACGGCGCCGGTGCGCCCTGGGGGCGTCCGCCGTCGGGTCCGGAGGAGCGCCGTGAACGCCGCAACCCGAGCCGCAGCGGGATCCGGCGCCGCGGGGGTGGCGGACGATCCGAACCCGGTGCCCCAGCCGCGGACCCGCCGGCGCCGGGAAGGACCGCATCGGCCCGCACACCGGGGTCCCGGGCGGCCGCACCGCCGCGTGCACCGGGGTCCGCGGAGGCGGTGGCGGCGGGGGTGCCGGCCTCCGGCGCGACCGTGCCGGCGGGAGCGACGGGGCCCGGCGACGTCGGCCTGGGCCCGCGGTCGGGAGCGCCCTCCGCCGAGCCGCCGGGCCTGGACGAGACCGAGACCCTGCTGCGCTCGCTGGTCAGGGCGGGGGTGGCCGTCCACCCCGTGGGGGTCCCGCCTGCGGTGCCCGTCGCCCGCGGCACCGCCCTCGGGCCCGGCGGCGCCGACGCGCTGGCGTCGCGGCGACGGAGGTGGGGGCCGTGA
- a CDS encoding MoxR family ATPase has protein sequence MQRVQEVAGRVLASVERAVVGKRAEIRYLFAALLANRHVLIEDVPGVGKTTMVRALARSIDCTFRRIQFTPDLLPSDITGLSVYDPSTRQFTFRPGPIHSQVVLADEINRTSPKTQSALLEAMEEGQVTVDGQTYPLPRPFFVLATQNPIEYEGTFPLPESQLDRFGLRIRLGYPSPAEERAILDLHHAGRPVDAVEPVTTADEIVELQQRVTQVHVADSVKDYVVRIVQATRVHGAVYLGASPRASLSLYRLSQALAAMDGRDYVLPDDVKELAPLVLAHRLVLHPEARWQETDPEAVVRDVLEHVPAPVERRVGGLLGRR, from the coding sequence ATGCAACGCGTGCAAGAGGTGGCAGGGCGGGTGCTGGCCAGCGTCGAGCGGGCCGTCGTGGGCAAGCGGGCGGAGATCCGCTATCTCTTCGCCGCCCTGCTGGCCAACCGCCACGTGCTCATCGAAGACGTCCCCGGCGTCGGCAAGACCACCATGGTGCGGGCCCTGGCCCGCTCCATCGATTGTACCTTTCGGAGGATCCAGTTCACACCGGACCTGTTGCCGTCGGACATCACCGGCCTGTCGGTGTACGACCCGAGCACGCGCCAGTTCACCTTCCGGCCGGGGCCGATCCACAGCCAGGTGGTGCTGGCCGACGAGATCAACCGCACCTCGCCGAAGACCCAGTCGGCGCTGCTGGAGGCCATGGAGGAGGGGCAGGTGACGGTGGACGGGCAGACCTACCCGTTGCCGCGGCCTTTCTTCGTCCTGGCGACCCAGAACCCCATCGAGTACGAGGGGACCTTCCCCCTGCCCGAGTCGCAGCTCGACCGGTTCGGCCTGCGCATCCGCCTGGGCTACCCCAGCCCGGCGGAGGAACGAGCCATCCTGGACCTGCACCATGCCGGGCGGCCCGTGGACGCGGTGGAGCCGGTCACCACCGCGGACGAGATCGTGGAGCTGCAGCAGCGGGTCACGCAGGTCCACGTGGCGGACAGCGTCAAGGACTACGTGGTGCGGATCGTCCAGGCGACCCGGGTCCACGGCGCGGTGTACCTCGGTGCGAGCCCCCGGGCCAGCCTCAGCCTGTACCGCCTGAGCCAGGCCCTGGCTGCCATGGACGGCCGCGACTACGTGCTGCCCGACGACGTCAAGGAGCTGGCGCCGCTGGTGCTGGCCCACCGGCTGGTGCTCCACCCGGAGGCCCGGTGGCAGGAGACGGACCCCGAGGCGGTGGTCCGGGACGTGCTGGAGCACGTACCGGCGCCGGTGGAACGCCGCGTCGGCGGGCTGCTCGGCCGCCGCTAG
- a CDS encoding DUF309 domain-containing protein, whose amino-acid sequence MADEPAFDFDAVFDPDDYLYFYEPMLTPERTQREVALIWTLLGLRPGQAVLDLACGHGRVAVPLAAMGVRVTGLDRSPGFLARAREAATRQGVEVEWVEGDMRRLPWRDRFDAAFNVFTSFGYFVDEENLEVLRQVAAALRPGGRFLLETQHRDALLARFAPFNVVERGDDFLIDAHRWDPVTGRVVTQRTVIRQGRVRRGRFFVRLYTPAELGALLRQAGLEPVGFYDENGAPLSPESRRLVAVARKPAGAGGAKAGGRGRDAAPQEGGGAAAPGGAAARPGPGASGRPGAPQGSGASAGRGAPPGSDAPGGRRAPQGSGAAEGRDAPEGSGASEGRDAPKGFGASEGGDAPEGSGASDGRSPQEGDEPAATGAVPPALVPAPLAAFLHLYHRGRFFESHEVLEEAWRRCRSDFYHGLIILAAAFVRRDRGTPRGVRRNLAKARRYLERYRPHYLGIDVEAILAFADQKIRAVERAGDPEGDALRRLVPDLPLPVHPGWVRGDEPEWDDARSDSRPGAG is encoded by the coding sequence GTGGCGGACGAACCGGCCTTCGACTTCGACGCCGTCTTCGATCCGGACGACTACCTCTACTTCTACGAGCCCATGCTCACCCCCGAGCGCACCCAGCGGGAGGTGGCCCTGATCTGGACGCTCCTCGGCCTGCGGCCGGGGCAGGCGGTGCTCGACCTGGCCTGCGGCCACGGTCGCGTCGCGGTGCCCCTGGCCGCCATGGGGGTGCGGGTGACGGGGCTCGACCGGAGCCCGGGGTTCCTGGCCCGGGCCCGGGAGGCCGCCACCCGCCAGGGGGTCGAGGTGGAGTGGGTCGAGGGCGACATGCGCCGCCTGCCCTGGCGCGACCGGTTCGACGCCGCCTTCAACGTGTTCACCAGCTTCGGCTACTTCGTGGACGAGGAGAACCTGGAGGTGCTCCGGCAGGTGGCGGCGGCCCTGCGGCCGGGGGGCCGGTTCCTCCTCGAGACCCAGCACCGGGACGCGCTGCTGGCCCGCTTCGCCCCCTTCAACGTGGTCGAACGCGGCGACGACTTCCTGATCGACGCCCACCGGTGGGATCCGGTGACGGGGCGCGTCGTGACCCAGCGGACGGTGATCCGCCAGGGGCGGGTGCGCCGCGGCCGGTTCTTCGTGCGGCTGTACACCCCGGCGGAGCTCGGGGCGCTGCTGCGCCAGGCGGGGCTCGAGCCCGTGGGATTCTACGACGAGAACGGTGCGCCCCTCTCCCCGGAGAGCCGCCGGCTCGTGGCGGTGGCGCGGAAGCCCGCGGGCGCCGGCGGGGCCAAGGCCGGGGGGCGAGGCCGGGATGCGGCGCCCCAAGAGGGGGGCGGGGCGGCCGCGCCGGGCGGTGCGGCCGCCCGGCCGGGGCCCGGCGCCTCGGGACGACCCGGCGCGCCGCAGGGGTCGGGCGCATCGGCAGGGCGGGGCGCGCCCCCAGGCTCGGACGCACCGGGAGGGCGGCGCGCGCCGCAGGGGTCCGGCGCAGCGGAAGGACGGGATGCGCCAGAGGGGTCCGGCGCTTCGGAAGGACGGGATGCGCCAAAGGGGTTCGGTGCTTCGGAAGGAGGGGATGCGCCGGAGGGGTCCGGCGCATCGGACGGACGGAGCCCGCAGGAGGGGGACGAACCGGCCGCGACCGGTGCCGTGCCCCCGGCCCTGGTGCCGGCGCCGCTGGCCGCATTCCTCCACCTGTACCACCGCGGCCGGTTCTTCGAGAGCCACGAGGTGCTGGAGGAGGCGTGGCGCCGGTGTCGCAGCGACTTCTACCACGGCCTGATCATCCTGGCCGCCGCCTTCGTGCGCCGCGACCGGGGGACGCCGCGGGGGGTGCGGCGGAACCTGGCCAAGGCGCGCCGGTACCTGGAGCGGTACCGGCCCCACTACCTGGGCATCGACGTGGAGGCCATCCTGGCCTTCGCGGACCAGAAGATCCGGGCGGTGGAACGGGCCGGCGACCCGGAGGGCGACGCCCTGCGGCGGCTGGTGCCCGATCTGCCGCTGCCGGTGCACCCCGGGTGGGTGCGCGGGGACGAACCGGAGTGGGACGACGCCCGCTCTGACTCCCGGCCGGGGGCCGGTTGA
- the bcp gene encoding thioredoxin-dependent thiol peroxidase, translating to MPKVGDVAPDFALVDHRGETVRLSDFRGRKVVLYFYPKDDTPGCTREACSFRDDYQRLQEAGAVVLGVSPDPVESHVKFREKYGLPFPLLSDPDHQVAERYGVWKEKRMFGRTYWGIDRTTFVIDEEGRIVQVIRGVKPEEHPQRALKALGVA from the coding sequence ATGCCGAAGGTTGGCGACGTGGCACCCGACTTCGCCCTGGTCGATCATCGCGGCGAGACCGTGCGCCTCAGCGACTTCCGCGGCCGCAAGGTCGTGCTCTACTTCTACCCGAAGGACGACACGCCGGGCTGCACCCGCGAGGCCTGCAGCTTCCGGGACGACTACCAGCGCCTGCAGGAGGCGGGCGCGGTGGTGCTGGGCGTCAGCCCGGACCCGGTGGAATCCCACGTGAAGTTCCGCGAGAAGTACGGCCTGCCGTTTCCGCTGCTGTCGGACCCCGACCACCAGGTGGCGGAACGCTACGGCGTCTGGAAGGAGAAGCGGATGTTCGGCCGGACCTACTGGGGGATCGACCGGACCACCTTCGTGATCGACGAGGAAGGGCGCATCGTCCAGGTGATCCGGGGCGTCAAGCCCGAGGAGCACCCCCAGCGGGCGCTCAAGGCGCTCGGCGTGGCGTAG
- a CDS encoding alpha/beta fold hydrolase, which produces MYDDPMPGRPLQDGEFYVTVNGIRHWCRIAGAGKGATPLVVIHGGPGGNVYNFERTIGPLLEAFATVVYYDQRGCGRSDPPASPADYSLPLLVSDLEGLRARLGLARFIPLGFSFGGELALEYALAHPGRVERLILQAPTFCDPVRLAWVQLYGFYHVATGELKDRIAQLLAGDEPAPARLEQAWNLVDTETLDRFLFFDPAAARLNRRLWEESGLVNTGDMQRALAAQPQPPSRMDTLSRITVPALVMVGLHDRNIGVDVCRDISARLSRGRLVIFERSAHFPDIEEPERYAAEVRRFLGL; this is translated from the coding sequence TTGTACGATGACCCAATGCCCGGCAGGCCGTTGCAGGACGGCGAGTTCTACGTCACCGTGAACGGGATCCGCCACTGGTGCAGGATCGCCGGCGCGGGGAAGGGCGCGACACCTTTGGTGGTGATCCACGGCGGACCCGGTGGCAACGTCTACAACTTCGAGCGCACCATCGGCCCTCTCCTGGAAGCGTTCGCGACCGTCGTCTACTACGACCAGCGGGGCTGCGGCCGGTCGGACCCTCCGGCCAGCCCCGCCGACTATTCCTTGCCGCTGCTGGTGTCGGACCTCGAAGGGTTGCGGGCCCGGCTGGGCCTGGCCCGCTTCATCCCCCTCGGCTTCTCCTTCGGCGGGGAACTCGCTCTGGAGTACGCCCTGGCCCACCCCGGCCGCGTGGAGCGGTTGATCCTCCAGGCCCCCACCTTCTGCGACCCGGTGCGGCTGGCATGGGTCCAGCTGTACGGCTTCTACCACGTGGCGACGGGCGAACTGAAGGACCGGATCGCCCAGCTCCTCGCAGGGGACGAACCGGCCCCGGCCCGCCTGGAACAGGCCTGGAACCTGGTGGATACGGAAACCCTGGACCGCTTCCTGTTCTTCGACCCCGCCGCCGCCCGGCTCAACCGCCGGCTCTGGGAGGAAAGCGGGCTCGTCAACACCGGCGACATGCAGCGCGCCCTGGCCGCCCAGCCCCAGCCTCCCAGCCGGATGGACACGCTGTCCCGGATCACGGTCCCCGCCCTGGTCATGGTGGGCCTCCACGACCGCAACATCGGGGTCGACGTGTGCCGGGACATCAGCGCCAGGCTATCCCGGGGCCGGCTGGTGATCTTCGAGCGCAGCGCCCACTTCCCCGACATCGAGGAGCCCGAACGCTACGCGGCGGAGGTGAGGCGCTTCCTCGGCCTCTAG